One part of the Podarcis muralis chromosome 3, rPodMur119.hap1.1, whole genome shotgun sequence genome encodes these proteins:
- the ROCK2 gene encoding rho-associated protein kinase 2 isoform X2 encodes MKAEDYDVVKVIGRGAFGEVQLVRHKVTQKAYAMKLLSKFEMLKRSDSAFFWEERDIMAFANSPWVVQLFSAFQDDRYLYMVMEYMPGGDLVNLMSNYDVPEKWAKFYTAEVVLALDAIHSMGLIHRDVKPDNMLLDKYGHLKLADFGTCMKMDETGMVRCDTAVGTPDYISPEVLKSQGGDGYYGRECDWWSVGVFLYEMLVGDTPFYADSLVGTYSKIMDHKNSLHFPEDVEISKQAKDLICAFLTDREVRLGRSGVEEIKSHPFFKHDQWDWDNIRDTAAPVVPELSSDIDSSNFDDIEDDKGDVETFPVPKAFVGNQLPFIGFTYFRENLLLSDFSELCREVEPCKNNGARKKEAKKNEFAQFQEKVSKLEDQIRNEIQAKDELEQKYRAITNRVEKIMKELDEEVTSRKNLESALRQLERERALLQHKNAEYQRKAEHEADKKRNLENDVNSLKDQLEDLKKRNQNSQISNEKIIQLQRQLDEANALLRTESDTAARLRKNQTESTKQIQQLEANNRDLQDKNCVLENTKLRLEKDFLNLQSALESERRDRTHGSEIISDLQGRVSSLEEEVKNGKTILTKMETEKRQLQDRFTDLEKEKSNMEIDMTYKLKVMQQNLEQEENEHKATKARLADKNNSYKSIEEAKSEAMKEMEKKLSEERVLKLKVENCLLEVEKRCSMLDCDLKQSQQKINELLKEKDRLSENVENLTLKIEQETQKRSLTQNDLKMQTQNVNALKMSEKQLKQENNHLLEIKLSLEKQNNELRKERQDADAQMKELQDQLEAEQYFSTLYKTQVRELKEECEEKAKLGKDIQQKMQELQDERDSLAAQLEITLTKADSEQLARSIAEEQYSDLEKEKIMKELEIKEMMARHKQELAEKDATIGSLEEANRTLTSDVANLANEKEELNNKLKEVLERMSQMNAEENDIGVLKSQYEKQLAYERTMKTQAVNKLAEVMNRKNPIQRGADTDVRRKEKENRKLHMELKSERENLSQMMIKYQKEINEMQAQIAEESQIRIELQMALDSKDSDIEQLRSQLQSIRIDSTSMPCGSGEADADVHITQSHTMESMSFTYERSSTSVSIATKPSSSRVFINSDSDSEEESASSVEVPSEPDSPESRLEGWLSLPARNNTKKYGWVRKYIIVSSKKILFYHNEQEKEQSNPYMVLDIDKLFHVRPVTQTDVYRADAKDIPRIFQILYDNEGESKKEQEFPVDSAGEKSNYICHKGHEFIPTLYHFPTNCEACMKPLWHMFKPPAALECRRCHIKCHKDHMDKKEEIIAPCKVNYDISTAKNLLLLASSTVEQKKWVSRLGKKIPKKAPAPDPFARSSPRTSMKIQPNQSLRRPIKPIQLSPPSEKKDFPTRLIDVACRDWDWSFDDIDFDIDFNIDDAGNDNDLDDSDDDDNDVFVLKS; translated from the exons CTTTTTAGTGCCTTTCAAGATGACCGATACCTTTACATGGTCATGGAATACATGCCAGGTGGAGATCTTGTCAACCTCATGAGCAATTACGATGTGCCTGAGAAGTGGGCCAAATTTTACACTGCTGAAGTCGTCCTTGCTCTTGATGCAATTCATTCCATGGGCTTGATACATAGAGACGTGAAACCTGACAACATGCTTTTGGATAAATATGGACACCTGAAGCTTGCAGATTTTGGTACTTGTATGAAAATGGATGAA ACAGGGATGGTGCGCTGTGATACAGCTGTCGGAACACCAGACTACATATCACCTGAAGTATTAAAATCACAAGGTGGTGATGGTTATTATGGAAGAGAATGCGACTGGTGGTCTGTAGGAGTTTTTCTCTATGAAATGCTAGTTG GAGATACTCCATTTTATGCTGATTCATTGGTGGGAACATATAGTAAAATAATGGATCACAAGAATTCATTACATTTCCCAGAAGATGTTGAAATCTCAAAGCAAGCAAAGGACCTTATTTGTGCCTTTTTAACAGACAG GGAGGTACGTCTTGGAAGGAGTGGAGTAGAGGAAATTAAATCTCATCCGTTCTTTAAACATGACCAATGGGATTGGGATAATATTCGAGACA ctGCAGCACCAGTTGTACCTGAGCTGAGTAGTGACATAGACAGCAGCAATTTTGACGATATTGAAGACGACAAAGGGGATGTTGAAACCTTTCCAGTCCCCAAAGCCTTTGTTGGAAACCAGTTGCCTTTCATAGGATTTACTTACTTTAGAGAGAACCT GTTGCTAAGTGACTTTTCTGAGCTCTGTAGGGAAGTTGAACCCTGCAAGAACAATGGGGCCAGGAAAAAAGAGGCAAAGAAAAATGAG tttgcacaatttcaggaaaaagtaAGCAAATTGGAAGATCAAATTCGTAATGAAATACAAGCCAAAGATGAACTTGAGCAGAAATACAG AGCTATTACTAATCGTGTAGAGAAGATAATGAAGGAATTGGATGAGGAG GTAACCTCAAGAAAAAACCTAGAATCTGCCTTAAGACagttggaaagagagagagctctTCTCCAACACAAGAATGCAGAATATCAGCGGAAAGCAGAACATGAGGCAGATAAAAAACGTAATCTAGAAAACGATG TTAACAGTTTAAAGGATCAACTTGAAGATTTGAAAAAGAGGAATCAGAACTCTCAAATATCCAATGAAAAAATCATTCAACTACAAAGACAG CTGGATGAAGCCAATGCTTTGCTACGCACGGAGTCTGACACAGCAGCCAGGCTGAGAAAAAACCAGACCGAAAGTACAAAGCAGATTCAGCAGCTGGAAGCTAATAACAGAGATTTGCAGGATAAGAACTGTGTGCTGGAGAATACTAAACTGAGACTTGAGAAGGACTTCCTCAATCTCCAGTCAGCTCTAGAATCTGAAAGAAGAGACCGAACACATGGCTCGGAGATTATCAGTGATCTACAGG GCCGAGTATCTAGTTTGGAGGAAGAAGTAAAAAATGGAAAGACTATATTAACTAAAATGGAGACAGAGAAAAGACAATTACAAGACAGATTCACAGATCTGGAAAAG GAGAAGAGCAACATGGAGATAGATATGACGTACAAGCTTAAGGTCATGCAGCAGAACTTGGAGCAGGAAGAAAATGAACATAAGGCAACTAAAGCCCGACTAGCAGACAAAAATAATAGCTATAAGTCCATTGAGGAAGCCAAATCTGAAGCCATGAAAG AAATGGAAAAGAAGCTTTCGGAAGAAagagttttaaaattaaaagtggaaaactgcttATTAGAAGTAGAGAAGCGGTGCTCCATGTTGGATTGTGACTTGAAGCAGTCgcaacagaaaataaatgagTTGCTAAAGGAAAAGGATAGATTAAGTGAGAAC GTTGAAAACCTGACACTAAAAATAGAACAGGAAACACAAAAGCGTTCTCTGACACAAAATGACTTGAAGATGCAAACACAGAATGTCAATGCACTGAAAATGTCGGAAAAACAACTAAAGCAGGAAAACAATCATCTGTTGGAAATCAAACTCAGCCTGGAGAAGCAAAATAATGAGCTTAGAAA GGAACGTCAGGATGCGGATGCACAGATGAAAGAGCTTCAGGATCAACTTGAAGCAGAGCAATATTTTTCG aCTCTCTATAAAACACAAGTTCGGGAATTAAAAGAAGAGTGTGAGGAGAAGGCCAAACTTGGTAAAGATATACAACAAAAAATGCAAGAGTTGCAGGATGAAAG GGACTCTTTGGCCGCACAACTGGAGATCACATTAACAAAAGCTGACTCAGAACAGTTGGCTCGCTCCATCGCCGAAGAGCAATACTCCGATTTAGAGAAGGAGAAGATCATGAAAGAGTTAGAGATTAAAGAGATGATGGCAAGGCACAAGCAAGAACTTGCCGAGAAAGATGCCACAATAGGATCA CTTGAAGAGGCAAATAGGACTCTAACAAGTGATGTCGCAAATCTTGCTAATGAAAAAGAAGAGCTGAATAACAAGCTCAAAGAAGTCCTAGAAC GAATGTCCCAAATGAACGCAGAGGAAAATGATATAGGGGTGCTTAAGAGTCAATATGAGAAACAGCTAGCTTATGAACGAACAATGAAAACACAG GCTGTAAATAAGTTAGCTGAAGTGATGAACCGTAAGAATCCTATCCAGCGAGGAGCAGACACTGAtgttagaagaaaagaaaaggagaacagGAAACTGCACATGGAGCTGAAGTCTGAACGTGAAAATTTATCCCAGATGATGATCAAATATCAGAAGGAGATCAATGAGATGCAAGCG CAAATAGCGGAAGAGAGCCAGATACGAATAGAATTGCAGATGGCTCTGGACAGCAAAGATAGTGACATTGAACAGCTTCGCTCACAGCTGCAGTCAATACGCATTGACAGTACCAGTATGCCATGTGGCTCAGGGGAAGCAGATGCTGATG TTCATATTACTCAATCCCACACTATGGAGTCAATGTCTTTTACCTACGAACGCTCTTCTACCTCTGTCAGTATTGCCACTAAGCCTTCCAGTTCTCGTGTGTTTATCAACTCTGATTCTGACTCAGAGGAGGAATCGGCGTCTTCTGTAGAAGTCCCTTCAGAACCTGACAGTCCAG AGTCACGGCTAGAGGGCTGGCTATCATTGCCTGCCCGAAACAATACCAAAAAATACGGATGGGTTAGAAAG tATATAATTGTGAGCAGCAAGAAAATACTGTTCTATCACAATGAACAAGAGAAAGAACAATCAAATCCTTACATGGTGTTGGACATAGA CAAATTGTTCCATGTTCGGCCTGTCACACAAACAGATGTATACAGAGCAGATGCCAAAGATATCCCTAGGATATTCCAg ATCCTGTATGATAATGAAGGAGAAAGCAAAAAGGAGCAAGAATTTCCTGTGGATTCCGCAGGGGAGAAGTCAAACTATATTTGCCACAAAGGCCATGAATTTATACCAACACTCTATCATTTCCCAACAAATTGTGAGGCATGCATGAAGCCATTATGGCACATGTTCAAGCCTCCTGCTGCTTTGGAATGCCGCCGCTGCCACATTAAATGTCATAAGGATCACATGGATAAAAAGGAAGAGATTATTGCACCTTGCAAAG TAAATTATGATATTTCAACTGCAAAGAATCTACTACTGTTAGCCAGTTCCACAGTGGAACAGAAGAAATGGGTGAGCCGCCTGGGGAAAAAGATTCCCAAAAAGGCTCCAGCACCAGATCCGTTTGCACGATCATCACCAAGAACTTCCATGAAAATACAGCCAAACCAATCATTAAGACGGCCAATTAAACCAATCCAGCTCTCCCCTCCGAGCGAAAAGAAAGATTTTCCTACCAG ATTAATTGATGTGGCATGTAGAGACTGGGATTGGTCATTTGATGATATTGATTTTGATATTGATTTTAATATTGATGATGCTGGGAACGATAACGATCTTGATG
- the ROCK2 gene encoding rho-associated protein kinase 2 isoform X6, translating to MKAEDYDVVKVIGRGAFGEVQLVRHKVTQKAYAMKLLSKFEMLKRSDSAFFWEERDIMAFANSPWVVQLFSAFQDDRYLYMVMEYMPGGDLVNLMSNYDVPEKWAKFYTAEVVLALDAIHSMGLIHRDVKPDNMLLDKYGHLKLADFGTCMKMDETGMVRCDTAVGTPDYISPEVLKSQGGDGYYGRECDWWSVGVFLYEMLVGDTPFYADSLVGTYSKIMDHKNSLHFPEDVEISKQAKDLICAFLTDREVRLGRSGVEEIKSHPFFKHDQWDWDNIRDTAAPVVPELSSDIDSSNFDDIEDDKGDVETFPVPKAFVGNQLPFIGFTYFRENLLLSDFSELCREVEPCKNNGARKKEAKKNEDSEEFAQFQEKVSKLEDQIRNEIQAKDELEQKYRAITNRVEKIMKELDEEVTSRKNLESALRQLERERALLQHKNAEYQRKAEHEADKKRNLENDVNSLKDQLEDLKKRNQNSQISNEKIIQLQRQLDEANALLRTESDTAARLRKNQTESTKQIQQLEANNRDLQDKNCVLENTKLRLEKDFLNLQSALESERRDRTHGSEIISDLQGRVSSLEEEVKNGKTILTKMETEKRQLQDRFTDLEKEKSNMEIDMTYKLKVMQQNLEQEENEHKATKARLADKNNSYKSIEEAKSEAMKEMEKKLSEERVLKLKVENCLLEVEKRCSMLDCDLKQSQQKINELLKEKDRLSENVENLTLKIEQETQKRSLTQNDLKMQTQNVNALKMSEKQLKQENNHLLEIKLSLEKQNNELRKERQDADAQMKELQDQLEAEQYFSTLYKTQVRELKEECEEKAKLGKDIQQKMQELQDERDSLAAQLEITLTKADSEQLARSIAEEQYSDLEKEKIMKELEIKEMMARHKQELAEKDATIGSLEEANRTLTSDVANLANEKEELNNKLKEVLERMSQMNAEENDIGVLKSQYEKQLAYERTMKTQAVNKLAEVMNRKNPIQRGADTDVRRKEKENRKLHMELKSERENLSQMMIKYQKEINEMQAQIAEESQIRIELQMALDSKDSDIEQLRSQLQSIRIDSTSMPCGSGEADADESRLEGWLSLPARNNTKKYGWVRKYIIVSSKKILFYHNEQEKEQSNPYMVLDIDKLFHVRPVTQTDVYRADAKDIPRIFQILYDNEGESKKEQEFPVDSAGEKSNYICHKGHEFIPTLYHFPTNCEACMKPLWHMFKPPAALECRRCHIKCHKDHMDKKEEIIAPCKVNYDISTAKNLLLLASSTVEQKKWVSRLGKKIPKKAPAPDPFARSSPRTSMKIQPNQSLRRPIKPIQLSPPSEKKDFPTRLIDVACRDWDWSFDDIDFDIDFNIDDAGNDNDLDDSDDDDNDVFVLKS from the exons CTTTTTAGTGCCTTTCAAGATGACCGATACCTTTACATGGTCATGGAATACATGCCAGGTGGAGATCTTGTCAACCTCATGAGCAATTACGATGTGCCTGAGAAGTGGGCCAAATTTTACACTGCTGAAGTCGTCCTTGCTCTTGATGCAATTCATTCCATGGGCTTGATACATAGAGACGTGAAACCTGACAACATGCTTTTGGATAAATATGGACACCTGAAGCTTGCAGATTTTGGTACTTGTATGAAAATGGATGAA ACAGGGATGGTGCGCTGTGATACAGCTGTCGGAACACCAGACTACATATCACCTGAAGTATTAAAATCACAAGGTGGTGATGGTTATTATGGAAGAGAATGCGACTGGTGGTCTGTAGGAGTTTTTCTCTATGAAATGCTAGTTG GAGATACTCCATTTTATGCTGATTCATTGGTGGGAACATATAGTAAAATAATGGATCACAAGAATTCATTACATTTCCCAGAAGATGTTGAAATCTCAAAGCAAGCAAAGGACCTTATTTGTGCCTTTTTAACAGACAG GGAGGTACGTCTTGGAAGGAGTGGAGTAGAGGAAATTAAATCTCATCCGTTCTTTAAACATGACCAATGGGATTGGGATAATATTCGAGACA ctGCAGCACCAGTTGTACCTGAGCTGAGTAGTGACATAGACAGCAGCAATTTTGACGATATTGAAGACGACAAAGGGGATGTTGAAACCTTTCCAGTCCCCAAAGCCTTTGTTGGAAACCAGTTGCCTTTCATAGGATTTACTTACTTTAGAGAGAACCT GTTGCTAAGTGACTTTTCTGAGCTCTGTAGGGAAGTTGAACCCTGCAAGAACAATGGGGCCAGGAAAAAAGAGGCAAAGAAAAATGAG gaCAGTGAAGAG tttgcacaatttcaggaaaaagtaAGCAAATTGGAAGATCAAATTCGTAATGAAATACAAGCCAAAGATGAACTTGAGCAGAAATACAG AGCTATTACTAATCGTGTAGAGAAGATAATGAAGGAATTGGATGAGGAG GTAACCTCAAGAAAAAACCTAGAATCTGCCTTAAGACagttggaaagagagagagctctTCTCCAACACAAGAATGCAGAATATCAGCGGAAAGCAGAACATGAGGCAGATAAAAAACGTAATCTAGAAAACGATG TTAACAGTTTAAAGGATCAACTTGAAGATTTGAAAAAGAGGAATCAGAACTCTCAAATATCCAATGAAAAAATCATTCAACTACAAAGACAG CTGGATGAAGCCAATGCTTTGCTACGCACGGAGTCTGACACAGCAGCCAGGCTGAGAAAAAACCAGACCGAAAGTACAAAGCAGATTCAGCAGCTGGAAGCTAATAACAGAGATTTGCAGGATAAGAACTGTGTGCTGGAGAATACTAAACTGAGACTTGAGAAGGACTTCCTCAATCTCCAGTCAGCTCTAGAATCTGAAAGAAGAGACCGAACACATGGCTCGGAGATTATCAGTGATCTACAGG GCCGAGTATCTAGTTTGGAGGAAGAAGTAAAAAATGGAAAGACTATATTAACTAAAATGGAGACAGAGAAAAGACAATTACAAGACAGATTCACAGATCTGGAAAAG GAGAAGAGCAACATGGAGATAGATATGACGTACAAGCTTAAGGTCATGCAGCAGAACTTGGAGCAGGAAGAAAATGAACATAAGGCAACTAAAGCCCGACTAGCAGACAAAAATAATAGCTATAAGTCCATTGAGGAAGCCAAATCTGAAGCCATGAAAG AAATGGAAAAGAAGCTTTCGGAAGAAagagttttaaaattaaaagtggaaaactgcttATTAGAAGTAGAGAAGCGGTGCTCCATGTTGGATTGTGACTTGAAGCAGTCgcaacagaaaataaatgagTTGCTAAAGGAAAAGGATAGATTAAGTGAGAAC GTTGAAAACCTGACACTAAAAATAGAACAGGAAACACAAAAGCGTTCTCTGACACAAAATGACTTGAAGATGCAAACACAGAATGTCAATGCACTGAAAATGTCGGAAAAACAACTAAAGCAGGAAAACAATCATCTGTTGGAAATCAAACTCAGCCTGGAGAAGCAAAATAATGAGCTTAGAAA GGAACGTCAGGATGCGGATGCACAGATGAAAGAGCTTCAGGATCAACTTGAAGCAGAGCAATATTTTTCG aCTCTCTATAAAACACAAGTTCGGGAATTAAAAGAAGAGTGTGAGGAGAAGGCCAAACTTGGTAAAGATATACAACAAAAAATGCAAGAGTTGCAGGATGAAAG GGACTCTTTGGCCGCACAACTGGAGATCACATTAACAAAAGCTGACTCAGAACAGTTGGCTCGCTCCATCGCCGAAGAGCAATACTCCGATTTAGAGAAGGAGAAGATCATGAAAGAGTTAGAGATTAAAGAGATGATGGCAAGGCACAAGCAAGAACTTGCCGAGAAAGATGCCACAATAGGATCA CTTGAAGAGGCAAATAGGACTCTAACAAGTGATGTCGCAAATCTTGCTAATGAAAAAGAAGAGCTGAATAACAAGCTCAAAGAAGTCCTAGAAC GAATGTCCCAAATGAACGCAGAGGAAAATGATATAGGGGTGCTTAAGAGTCAATATGAGAAACAGCTAGCTTATGAACGAACAATGAAAACACAG GCTGTAAATAAGTTAGCTGAAGTGATGAACCGTAAGAATCCTATCCAGCGAGGAGCAGACACTGAtgttagaagaaaagaaaaggagaacagGAAACTGCACATGGAGCTGAAGTCTGAACGTGAAAATTTATCCCAGATGATGATCAAATATCAGAAGGAGATCAATGAGATGCAAGCG CAAATAGCGGAAGAGAGCCAGATACGAATAGAATTGCAGATGGCTCTGGACAGCAAAGATAGTGACATTGAACAGCTTCGCTCACAGCTGCAGTCAATACGCATTGACAGTACCAGTATGCCATGTGGCTCAGGGGAAGCAGATGCTGATG AGTCACGGCTAGAGGGCTGGCTATCATTGCCTGCCCGAAACAATACCAAAAAATACGGATGGGTTAGAAAG tATATAATTGTGAGCAGCAAGAAAATACTGTTCTATCACAATGAACAAGAGAAAGAACAATCAAATCCTTACATGGTGTTGGACATAGA CAAATTGTTCCATGTTCGGCCTGTCACACAAACAGATGTATACAGAGCAGATGCCAAAGATATCCCTAGGATATTCCAg ATCCTGTATGATAATGAAGGAGAAAGCAAAAAGGAGCAAGAATTTCCTGTGGATTCCGCAGGGGAGAAGTCAAACTATATTTGCCACAAAGGCCATGAATTTATACCAACACTCTATCATTTCCCAACAAATTGTGAGGCATGCATGAAGCCATTATGGCACATGTTCAAGCCTCCTGCTGCTTTGGAATGCCGCCGCTGCCACATTAAATGTCATAAGGATCACATGGATAAAAAGGAAGAGATTATTGCACCTTGCAAAG TAAATTATGATATTTCAACTGCAAAGAATCTACTACTGTTAGCCAGTTCCACAGTGGAACAGAAGAAATGGGTGAGCCGCCTGGGGAAAAAGATTCCCAAAAAGGCTCCAGCACCAGATCCGTTTGCACGATCATCACCAAGAACTTCCATGAAAATACAGCCAAACCAATCATTAAGACGGCCAATTAAACCAATCCAGCTCTCCCCTCCGAGCGAAAAGAAAGATTTTCCTACCAG ATTAATTGATGTGGCATGTAGAGACTGGGATTGGTCATTTGATGATATTGATTTTGATATTGATTTTAATATTGATGATGCTGGGAACGATAACGATCTTGATG